In Monomorium pharaonis isolate MP-MQ-018 chromosome 3, ASM1337386v2, whole genome shotgun sequence, a genomic segment contains:
- the LOC105833967 gene encoding 28S ribosomal protein S36, mitochondrial isoform X2: MMASKAWKVVQPHVPMIKFRKGGLDRAVAGMTATPSARPGSVQMQQSAGRATGPQVIVLPTIEHIHLPPRYQRRPIDQKEMEYINRGGPE, encoded by the exons atgatgGCAAGCAAGGCTTGGAAG GTGGTCCAACCGCACGTGCCGATGATCAAATTCCGCAAGGGCGGCCTTGATCGCGCAG TTGCGGGTATGACGGCCACGCCATCTGCACGGCCAGGGTCGGTGCAGATGCAGCAGAGCGCGGGCAGAGCGACGGGCCCCCAGGTGATCGTGCTGCCGACGATAGAACACATTCACTTGCCGCCGCGGTATCAGAGACGACCGATAGATCAAAAGGAAATGGAATATATCAAT CGTGGTGGACCAGAGTGA
- the LOC105833967 gene encoding 28S ribosomal protein S36, mitochondrial isoform X1 produces the protein MMASKAWKVVQPHVPMIKFRKGGLDRAAVAGMTATPSARPGSVQMQQSAGRATGPQVIVLPTIEHIHLPPRYQRRPIDQKEMEYINRGGPE, from the exons atgatgGCAAGCAAGGCTTGGAAG GTGGTCCAACCGCACGTGCCGATGATCAAATTCCGCAAGGGCGGCCTTGATCGCGCAG CAGTTGCGGGTATGACGGCCACGCCATCTGCACGGCCAGGGTCGGTGCAGATGCAGCAGAGCGCGGGCAGAGCGACGGGCCCCCAGGTGATCGTGCTGCCGACGATAGAACACATTCACTTGCCGCCGCGGTATCAGAGACGACCGATAGATCAAAAGGAAATGGAATATATCAAT CGTGGTGGACCAGAGTGA